Proteins found in one Opitutaceae bacterium genomic segment:
- a CDS encoding SOS response-associated peptidase: MCVRYTLHNPEAALSSVTRALKFDLAPAEWLQPRYNVALTSRVPVVALEQGKPMLVQARWGFPRFGPGAETGPHANAKSETARTLRTFASSVKTRRCLVPANGFYEWQGREGKKWPFLFQVEGGESFSFAGIWSDASDELQFCFLTTGANPDVSPLHHRMPVILQGDACAVWLQPGQLNDAEWEDLTTPPPAGTLTATALDPFVSSTRNEGPRCHEPLKPAAQLDLFG, from the coding sequence ATGTGCGTTCGCTACACCCTTCACAACCCAGAAGCCGCGCTGAGCTCCGTCACGCGCGCCCTTAAGTTCGATCTGGCACCCGCCGAGTGGCTCCAGCCGCGCTACAATGTCGCGTTGACGTCCCGGGTTCCTGTCGTGGCGCTGGAACAGGGGAAGCCGATGCTCGTTCAGGCGCGTTGGGGATTTCCAAGGTTCGGCCCGGGTGCCGAAACCGGCCCGCATGCCAACGCGAAGTCTGAGACTGCCCGAACGCTTCGCACGTTCGCCTCGTCAGTGAAAACACGACGTTGCCTGGTGCCAGCAAACGGATTCTACGAGTGGCAGGGACGGGAGGGTAAGAAGTGGCCCTTTCTCTTTCAGGTGGAGGGAGGGGAAAGCTTCTCTTTCGCAGGCATCTGGAGCGATGCCTCCGACGAACTTCAGTTCTGTTTTCTGACCACCGGCGCCAATCCAGATGTTTCGCCCCTCCATCACCGAATGCCCGTAATCCTCCAAGGCGATGCATGCGCCGTGTGGCTGCAGCCGGGGCAGCTCAACGACGCCGAATGGGAGGATCTCACCACTCCGCCCCCGGCCGGAACCTTGACGGCCACAGCCCTTGACCCCTTCGTCAGCAGTACGCGTAACGAAGGTCCCCGGTGCCATGAGCCCTTGAAACCGGCGGCCCAGCTCGATCTGTTTGGCTAG